A region of the Cytobacillus sp. IB215665 genome:
CAGCGCCGATGGTAGTTGGGGGTTTCCCCCTGTGAGAGTAGGACGTTGCCAGGCAATTAAAAAGCACAGAGCATTAGGCTCTGTGCTTTTTTTGTAGGCTTTTTTTGCAATGTATAAGTTTCTTTGAATGTGTATACTTAAAAAATTTAGAAGATATGTTGTACTTATTGGATATAGACATACACATTTATTTTAAATGAGAAATACACTAATAGAAATAATAAAAAAATATTCTATAACCAAAATTCTAAATTATGTATAAATTTTAAAAATACTGATGATAATATGTGTATGGAGGTGGAGGTGTTGAGTTCACTTGTAGTAAAACAACAACTCATTGGGGAAACGTGTTTAATATGTGAACAGAGAAAGTATCAAGGGATTCATTTATATAAGACATTTATTTGTATTGAATGTGAAAAGAATATGATAACAACAGATACGAGCGATCCAAAGTATCAGTTTTATCTACAACAGTTAAAG
Encoded here:
- a CDS encoding sigma factor G inhibitor Gin, encoding MSSLVVKQQLIGETCLICEQRKYQGIHLYKTFICIECEKNMITTDTSDPKYQFYLQQLKKATSS